Genomic DNA from Brassica rapa cultivar Chiifu-401-42 chromosome A04, CAAS_Brap_v3.01, whole genome shotgun sequence:
GGGCCCCATTACCACCTGGAAACCCGCGATTGGCtactgttttgttttgtttttttttttttttttttaaactgaaaaaactaataaaataactaaaaagatTTGCCTTGGTTATCCAACCATCAGTATCAGCGTTGCTGATGCtcttatatatacaatatactATCTTGATAAAAGTATACGTAGCAGTACACTATTTGATATTAATAAATTCCTAATACATATCAACTTTTAAAGGTTATGGTacgatttatttatatatagacACTTATTTATTCCTTCTAGTGTAGCTTCAACAATTTTATCAGCTTTTCTATTTTGGATCCCCATGATGTTATTCCTTTTAACAAGTGAGAGAAAATTTCGTGGTGTGCGGGTCATGATAACTTTTACCtaagtaacttttttttttttaactggctttcatattaaaaattaaaaggaaGAGAGTTTACAGAGAAGACAACATAACAGAGACAGCAATCTAAAAAAATACAAGGGAAATTAAAGGAGAATAAAGGGAGATGGTCGCATGGTGTAAGAGACCATGGAAGTGACAAAAGTTGTGCAGCAGAAGAGAGGCTGCACAGTTTAAATAGTAGACCAGAGCGCCACCAAACTAGAGCCAAGATCAGATCCACGCAAAGCGGTGGACTTGTCTTTAGCCTGTTTGATGACCTCCCGAGATAACAATCTATGAGATTTTGTGAGACCATTGTGGtaacgagcattacgctcttgcCAAATAGCATAGATACTTCCATGCCAAATTTGAAGTACTGCCGCAAGCTGTACATGATTCAGTGTAGTCGTAGATAGCCAAAGAAGCAGAACGTCCCACTGAATTGGAGGATTAGTGAAACCAAGTACGCGTATGGCATCTTTCCAAACCATGGAGGAGTAAGAGCATAGAAAAAACAAATGATCCCTTGATTCGGGACTTCTTCCACAAAGGAGACAGCAGTTTACCAACTCATAGCCCCAAGATAGTAAACGGTCCATGGTCGGATTACGGTTAAGTATGAACAGCCACGAAGTAATCTGATGCTTCGGGATAACGGCTTTGCTCCAAACTATCTTCCACCAAGAAACAAGAGGCTTAGGCATTCTGGTAGCCTTCCAAATTGCTTTAGAAGAGAATTTAGCGCATATATGATCCCCAACTTTCCAGATAGCATAATCTGAACCTGGAGATGGAGAAAAAGTAGTAAGGTACGCTTGCAAGTTCACTTGTGTATCAGATCTAGCAGGCCTTAGAATCCAAGATGAACCGCTGGTAATGGTTGATACAAGGGCATCAAGAGGAATGCCCAAATCAGAAGGACCCGAAAGCCCCAAATAATCAATCAGGATACCAAAAGGCGTCCAAGGGTCGAACCAGAAGAAAGTTTCTCCTCCTCCACGGACCACTATCCGAAGGAATGACAAAGCAATGGGCCTAAGCTTTAAAAGCCGTCGAAACGTCCATGAAATGGAGTAGTTTCGTGAGTTTAGAGACCAGAAAGAACCTGAGTAACTTGTAATTTCTCGTAAAAGGTAGAGCTTAAATGAAATTATGCTACAATATTGTAAGTAATAcgacatataaaatttattatatgaaaatttataCGTCAACTGTGATTACCACTTACCATGAATACATTTGGAGGAATGTTTTTCCAGCTAAACGAAGATTAATCAGCGGATTAGGTGGATGAAACGTGAAGGTACGGTTTGATTATTAGAAGTTTAGAATTAGTGttatatttattaaagatagaagaaaaaaatgtcGAGTGGAATGTGACATTGCGGTAAATCTGGTAATAACGAGAATTCAAGGAAACCGTGCCGTCGTCTCCGAATCTTAGTGGGTGTTTGCTTTAAGACGATGATTAGTTAATAATATGACCAAATTTACAGATCTACACACactatacaattatttattagtAAATGCTACAAACGGCTTTTAGTGCGAGTAGGTTAACTTAGCCCTGAAcacatttaaatatgtaattaaCGTATTAATTCCCTTGATCATTAGTTCGTGTAGAAACTTTCATAATAATACTCACATTAAAGGGATGTGCATAGTAATGAACTTAAGTTAAAATGCTTTAACATAAAGAAATTACTTTAACAGAAAAAAACACCTAGAAT
This window encodes:
- the LOC103863294 gene encoding uncharacterized protein LOC103863294 yields the protein MYSCYSGSFWSLNSRNYSISWTFRRLLKLRPIALSFLRIVVRGGGETFFWFDPWTPFGILIDYLGLSGPSDLGIPLDALVSTITSGSSWILRPARSDTQVNLQAYLTTFSPSPGSDYAIWKVGDHICAKFSSKAIWKATRMPKPLVSWWKIVWSKAVIPKHQITSWLFILNRNPTMDRLLSWGYELVNCCLLCGRSPESRDHLFFLCSYSSMVWKDAIRVLGFTNPPIQWDVLLLWLSTTTLNHVQLAAVLQIWHGSIYAIWQERNARYHNGLTKSHRLLSREVIKQAKDKSTALRGSDLGSSLVALWSTI